A DNA window from Janibacter sp. A1S7 contains the following coding sequences:
- a CDS encoding ABC transporter permease, translated as MNHLVSDSWTIVRRNLIKIKRVPDLIVFTTLQPIMFVLLFGFVFGSLVGSNAEGYREFMMAGIFAQTVVFGGTYTGFGMAEDMQKGVIDRFRTLPMHPGAVLIGRTLSDVVNNTISLVVMAVTGLVIGWRIHAGIVEIVVGFVLLLLFAYAISWIMAFVGLKVRTPEVVGNASFIVIFPLTFIANTFVPSENLPSVLRTFAGWNPVSTLAHAARDNFGNLDALAAQGMSGQAARDAAEYTWALQHAEIYTLAWVLLILVVFVPLSIRTYQRTVLR; from the coding sequence ATGAACCACCTCGTCAGCGACTCCTGGACGATCGTGCGGCGCAACCTGATCAAGATCAAGCGGGTGCCCGACCTGATCGTCTTCACCACGCTGCAGCCGATCATGTTCGTGCTGCTCTTCGGCTTCGTCTTCGGGTCCCTCGTCGGCAGCAACGCCGAGGGATATCGCGAGTTCATGATGGCCGGCATCTTCGCGCAGACCGTCGTCTTCGGCGGCACCTACACCGGATTCGGGATGGCGGAGGACATGCAGAAGGGGGTCATCGATCGCTTTCGCACGCTCCCGATGCACCCGGGTGCGGTCCTCATCGGTCGGACCCTCTCGGACGTGGTCAACAACACCATCTCGCTCGTGGTCATGGCGGTGACGGGGCTTGTCATCGGTTGGCGGATCCACGCAGGGATCGTCGAGATCGTCGTCGGGTTCGTGCTGCTGCTCCTCTTCGCCTACGCGATCAGTTGGATCATGGCCTTCGTCGGGCTCAAGGTCCGCACCCCCGAGGTGGTCGGCAATGCTTCGTTCATCGTCATCTTCCCGCTGACCTTCATCGCCAACACCTTCGTCCCGTCCGAGAACCTGCCGTCGGTGCTGCGGACCTTCGCCGGCTGGAATCCCGTCTCGACCCTGGCGCACGCTGCCCGGGACAACTTCGGCAACCTCGATGCCCTCGCGGCCCAGGGGATGAGTGGGCAGGCTGCTCGGGACGCGGCCGAGTACACGTGGGCGTTGCAGCACGCGGAGATCTACACCCTCGCGTGGGTGCTGCTGATCCTCGTGGTCTTCGTGCCGCTGTCGATCCGGACCTACCAGCGCACCGTCCTGCGCTGA
- a CDS encoding ATP-binding cassette domain-containing protein produces the protein MSDAAIEAQGLTKNYGEVRALRGIDLSVPTGSVLGVLGPNGAGKTTAVRILSTLIKPDSGRATVAGIDVVADPLAVRSRIGVAGQYAAVDEYLSGRENLEMIGRLYHLGGAAARGRATELLADFRLEDAADRSAKTYSGGMRRRLDLAGALVTRPPVVFLDEPTTGLDPRSRGDMWEVIRDLVRGGTTVLLTTQYLEEADYLADDIVVIDQGRIIAQGTADQLKAKVGGERLTVTVTDGDRIGDAVTLLEPVGIGDADVDQHTRTIIIPIDTGTSALVDAVGRLGGEGITVQDIGIRRPTLDDAFLSLTGHRADDEDAIQEESA, from the coding sequence GTGAGCGATGCAGCGATCGAGGCCCAGGGCCTGACGAAGAACTACGGGGAGGTCCGGGCCCTACGGGGCATCGACCTGTCCGTGCCGACGGGGAGCGTTTTGGGCGTGCTCGGGCCCAACGGGGCCGGCAAGACGACCGCAGTACGTATCCTCTCCACCCTCATCAAGCCGGATTCGGGCCGAGCGACCGTCGCCGGGATCGACGTCGTCGCCGATCCGCTCGCCGTCCGCTCGCGGATCGGGGTCGCCGGCCAGTACGCCGCCGTCGACGAGTACCTCTCGGGTCGGGAGAACCTCGAGATGATCGGTCGGCTCTACCACCTCGGCGGAGCGGCTGCCCGGGGGCGGGCCACGGAGCTGCTCGCCGATTTCCGTCTCGAGGACGCCGCCGACCGGTCGGCCAAGACCTACTCCGGTGGCATGCGCCGACGCCTCGACCTCGCCGGCGCGCTCGTCACCCGCCCACCGGTGGTCTTCCTGGACGAGCCGACGACCGGGCTGGACCCGCGCTCGCGCGGAGACATGTGGGAGGTCATCCGCGACCTGGTGCGTGGTGGCACCACCGTGCTGCTGACGACCCAGTACCTGGAGGAGGCCGACTACCTCGCCGACGACATCGTCGTCATCGACCAGGGCCGGATCATCGCGCAGGGCACCGCCGACCAGCTCAAGGCGAAGGTCGGGGGTGAGCGGTTGACGGTCACCGTGACCGACGGTGACCGCATCGGCGATGCCGTCACCCTTCTGGAGCCGGTGGGCATCGGGGACGCCGACGTCGACCAGCACACGCGAACGATCATCATCCCCATCGACACCGGGACGAGCGCACTCGTCGACGCGGTGGGTCGGCTGGGCGGCGAGGGCATCACCGTCCAGGACATCGGCATCCGCCGCCCCACCCTCGACGACGCCTTCCTCTCCCTCACCGGTCACCGGGCCGATGACGAGGACGCCATCCAGGAGGAGAGCGCATGA
- a CDS encoding M57 family metalloprotease, whose product MTRTTRAAGILAIAASVSLGAATAVQAEDVDPPSYQEFRADTYRDADRQYIVDGDIPVSTQADLRDFYDAMTGQGNSTNLVVNQVYGQDDVWSAGEARNLTYCVSTRFRGDHDAVAAAMASGAAQWESASSGVDFVHDASQDGRCTTRNSNVLFSVEPVTQADYIARAFFPSSSDRYMNVLVNTSQIFTSGWAADNVMAHELGHTLGFRHEHTRPEAGTCFEDDNWRPLTPYDSSSIMHYPQCNGSDGSLTMTDWDRQGIQSVYGS is encoded by the coding sequence ATGACGCGTACCACCCGCGCTGCCGGCATCCTCGCCATCGCGGCCTCCGTCTCGTTGGGGGCGGCGACGGCCGTCCAGGCCGAGGACGTCGACCCGCCCTCGTACCAGGAGTTCCGCGCCGACACCTACCGGGACGCCGACCGGCAGTACATCGTGGACGGTGACATCCCGGTCAGCACGCAGGCCGACCTGCGCGACTTCTACGATGCGATGACCGGGCAGGGCAACAGCACCAACCTCGTCGTCAACCAGGTCTACGGTCAGGACGACGTGTGGAGCGCCGGCGAGGCCAGGAACCTCACCTACTGCGTCAGCACACGGTTCCGCGGCGACCACGACGCGGTCGCCGCGGCGATGGCGTCCGGCGCGGCCCAGTGGGAGTCGGCCAGCTCCGGGGTCGACTTCGTGCACGACGCGAGCCAGGACGGTCGGTGCACCACCCGCAACAGCAACGTCCTCTTCTCCGTCGAGCCGGTCACGCAGGCCGACTACATCGCCCGGGCCTTCTTCCCCAGCTCGTCGGACCGGTACATGAACGTCCTGGTCAACACCAGCCAGATCTTCACCTCGGGGTGGGCTGCGGACAACGTCATGGCCCACGAGCTCGGGCACACCCTCGGGTTCCGCCACGAGCACACGCGCCCCGAGGCCGGTACCTGCTTCGAGGACGACAACTGGCGTCCGCTGACCCCCTACGACTCGTCGTCGATCATGCACTACCCGCAGTGCAACGGCTCCGACGGGAGCCTGACCATGACCGACTGGGACCGACAGGGCATCCAGTCCGTCTACGGGTCGTGA
- a CDS encoding LLM class flavin-dependent oxidoreductase — protein sequence MVAPLPPLSLLDLATVGRDRPVAEALEETVTLARTADDLGAFERLWFAEHHNMPRIASAATSVLIAHVAARTERIRVGSGGVMLPNHSPLVIAEQFGTLAELHPDRIDLGLGRAPGTDGATMRALRTDPRAAEAFPQDVRELQGYLTGETQIEGIHAYPGRGTNVPLYILGSSLFGAQLAAAYGLPYAFASHFAPDALEQAVRVYRERFTPSEQLEQPHVIAAVNVIAADDSAAAQAAQEKVLHARVRMLAGRVGSGRIDDDMVVALLDTQVGAQAKHMLTHTVAGDRDEVAAGLAGFATLADADELILTNPAPGLEQRVRTLEIVAEAAGRTA from the coding sequence ATGGTTGCCCCGTTGCCACCCCTGTCCCTCCTCGACCTGGCCACCGTGGGCCGCGATCGCCCGGTCGCCGAGGCGCTGGAGGAGACGGTCACGCTCGCCCGGACGGCCGACGACCTCGGTGCCTTCGAACGCCTCTGGTTCGCCGAGCACCACAACATGCCGCGGATCGCCTCGGCGGCGACCTCGGTGCTCATCGCCCACGTCGCGGCCCGCACCGAGCGCATCCGCGTCGGCTCCGGTGGCGTCATGCTGCCCAACCACTCACCGCTGGTCATTGCCGAGCAGTTCGGCACCCTGGCCGAGCTGCACCCCGATCGCATCGACCTCGGCCTCGGGCGTGCGCCCGGCACCGACGGTGCGACCATGCGGGCGCTGCGCACCGACCCGCGTGCTGCCGAGGCCTTCCCCCAGGACGTGCGCGAGCTGCAGGGCTACCTCACCGGGGAGACGCAGATCGAGGGCATCCACGCGTACCCGGGGCGTGGGACGAATGTGCCGCTCTACATCCTCGGGTCCTCCCTCTTCGGCGCCCAGCTGGCTGCGGCCTACGGGCTGCCGTACGCCTTCGCCAGCCACTTCGCGCCGGACGCGCTCGAGCAGGCGGTGCGCGTCTACCGTGAGCGGTTCACCCCGAGTGAGCAGCTCGAGCAGCCCCACGTCATCGCTGCGGTGAACGTCATCGCCGCCGACGACTCCGCCGCGGCGCAGGCCGCGCAGGAGAAGGTCCTGCACGCCCGGGTGCGGATGCTCGCCGGTCGCGTCGGCTCCGGGCGCATCGACGACGACATGGTCGTCGCGCTCCTGGACACGCAGGTCGGCGCCCAGGCCAAGCACATGCTCACCCACACCGTCGCCGGTGACCGCGACGAGGTCGCCGCCGGGCTCGCGGGCTTCGCGACGCTCGCCGATGCGGACGAGCTGATCCTGACCAACCCGGCACCCGGTCTCGAGCAGCGGGTGCGCACCCTGGAGATCGTCGCCGAAGCAGCCGGCAGGACTGCCTGA
- a CDS encoding SprT-like domain-containing protein — protein MDIGDARLLARELMDEHGLGDWTLVLDRAKRRAGVCRYSDRAIGLSAHLTRLHTPDQVRDTVLHEIAHALAGPRAAHGPRWRARAVAIGASPDRCLPEDAARIPGSWLGTCPRGHTVDRHRRPSRVLSCRRCGPGFSVDSIFTWTHHGVPTDPGPGYRRELAGILAGR, from the coding sequence ATGGACATCGGGGACGCACGACTGCTGGCGAGGGAGCTGATGGACGAGCACGGCCTCGGGGACTGGACGCTGGTCCTCGACCGTGCCAAGAGACGCGCGGGGGTGTGTCGGTACTCCGACCGGGCGATCGGCCTGAGCGCACACCTGACGCGTCTGCACACGCCGGACCAGGTCCGCGACACCGTCCTGCACGAGATCGCGCACGCGCTCGCGGGGCCCCGAGCCGCCCACGGGCCGCGGTGGCGGGCGAGGGCGGTCGCCATCGGCGCCAGTCCCGATCGGTGCCTGCCCGAGGACGCCGCCCGGATCCCCGGTAGCTGGCTCGGCACCTGCCCACGCGGGCACACCGTCGATCGGCACCGCCGTCCGTCGAGGGTCCTGTCCTGCCGCCGGTGCGGCCCCGGCTTCAGCGTCGACTCGATCTTCACCTGGACCCACCACGGAGTACCGACCGACCCGGGTCCGGGCTATCGTCGCGAGCTGGCCGGCATCCTCGCGGGCCGCTGA
- a CDS encoding mycoredoxin, whose amino-acid sequence MFSTTWCGYCRRLKSQLDREGIGYTEINIENTPGTAELVETINGGNQVVPTLLYPDGSSATNPSLPDVKKHLG is encoded by the coding sequence ATGTTCTCCACGACCTGGTGCGGCTACTGCCGCCGGCTGAAGTCGCAGCTGGATCGCGAGGGCATCGGTTACACCGAGATCAACATCGAGAACACTCCCGGCACCGCCGAGCTCGTCGAGACGATCAACGGCGGAAACCAGGTGGTGCCGACGCTGCTCTACCCCGACGGGTCCTCCGCCACCAACCCGTCGCTGCCCGACGTGAAGAAGCACCTGGGCTGA
- a CDS encoding GTPase domain-containing protein, with amino-acid sequence MAKLSQPTKAAIGTSLAGGAFSALSSAPLQFGHLFRGRFPTVAVTGMTGVGKTRLADRLARRASVEATLDDGSATMERRTRKTAKGRGFRFRVVPGDNAATRLSALDEVFHDDPVDGVLHVVANGHATPRGSMSTDATREELLATELEDFAITAHRIASMAVRRDRPIWVVIVVTKADLFTDDVDDAVRYYSPGSGTPFGAKVDELRSLAGSARLSVDVLPMFTEAETVTGREKKQADRGSAELISRLESRMAQLSGHV; translated from the coding sequence ATGGCCAAGCTGTCCCAGCCGACCAAGGCCGCGATCGGCACCAGCCTCGCCGGTGGCGCCTTCTCGGCCCTGTCCAGTGCTCCACTGCAGTTCGGGCACCTCTTCCGGGGGCGCTTCCCGACGGTGGCCGTGACGGGCATGACCGGTGTCGGCAAGACCCGCTTGGCCGACCGTCTTGCCCGGCGGGCCTCCGTCGAGGCCACTCTCGACGACGGCTCGGCGACGATGGAGCGACGTACGCGCAAGACCGCCAAGGGTCGCGGCTTCCGTTTCCGGGTCGTCCCGGGTGACAACGCCGCGACGCGGCTGTCCGCGCTCGACGAGGTCTTCCACGACGACCCGGTCGACGGCGTGCTGCACGTCGTGGCCAACGGCCACGCCACACCGCGCGGGTCCATGTCGACAGACGCCACCCGCGAGGAGCTCCTGGCGACCGAGCTGGAGGACTTCGCGATCACCGCGCACCGGATCGCCTCGATGGCCGTGCGGCGCGACCGACCGATCTGGGTGGTCATCGTCGTGACGAAGGCCGACCTCTTCACCGACGACGTGGACGACGCCGTCAGGTACTACTCCCCCGGCAGCGGCACCCCCTTCGGCGCCAAGGTCGACGAGCTGCGCTCGCTCGCCGGCAGCGCCCGCCTCTCCGTCGACGTCCTGCCGATGTTCACCGAGGCCGAGACCGTCACCGGCAGGGAGAAGAAGCAGGCCGACCGCGGCTCCGCGGAGCTGATCAGCCGCCTCGAGTCCCGGATGGCCCAGCTCAGCGGCCACGTCTGA
- a CDS encoding cyclopropane-fatty-acyl-phospholipid synthase family protein, protein MSRIAIAEALASFVPEELPVHITAYDGSSAGPPDAPFTMDLRTERGLSYLLTAPGDLGVARAYIMGDLVATGFHPGDPYPLMNAMRNQERWNMPGPREALELVRGLGWRHLDPPPVPPQETLPRWRRVFEGVRHSKHRDSEAISHHYDVSNRFYELVLGPSMTYTCALFPTVASSLEEAQFAKYDLIARKLDLQPGQRLLDVGCGWGGMVMHAAREYGVKALGVTLSRAQADWAKEAIDRAGLGDLAEVRFMDYRDVPEGDFDAVSSIGLTEHIGVRNYPAYFTTLRDKLRPGGRLLNHCITRPDNRRQQTGAFIDRYVFPDGELIGMGTVLGAAQDVGLEVQHAENLRPHYAMTLAGWNRNLEAHWDEAVAEVGEGTARVWGLYMTGSRIAFERHELELSHVLATRTDAKGVSSYPLRHTF, encoded by the coding sequence ATGAGCAGGATCGCGATCGCTGAGGCGCTGGCATCCTTCGTGCCGGAGGAACTCCCGGTGCACATCACGGCGTACGACGGTAGCTCGGCCGGGCCGCCGGACGCGCCCTTCACCATGGACCTGCGCACCGAGCGTGGTCTGTCCTATCTGCTGACGGCGCCCGGCGACCTCGGCGTGGCGCGGGCCTACATCATGGGGGACCTCGTGGCGACCGGGTTCCACCCCGGCGACCCGTACCCGCTGATGAACGCCATGCGCAACCAGGAGCGCTGGAACATGCCCGGTCCGCGCGAGGCGCTCGAGCTCGTGCGCGGGCTCGGCTGGCGCCACCTCGACCCGCCGCCGGTGCCGCCGCAGGAGACCCTCCCGCGCTGGCGGCGCGTCTTCGAGGGCGTGCGGCACAGCAAGCACCGCGACTCGGAGGCCATCAGCCACCACTACGACGTCTCCAACCGCTTCTACGAGCTGGTCCTCGGTCCGTCGATGACCTACACCTGCGCCCTCTTCCCGACGGTGGCGTCCTCGCTCGAGGAGGCACAGTTCGCCAAGTACGACCTGATCGCCCGCAAGCTCGACCTGCAGCCCGGTCAGCGGCTGCTCGACGTCGGCTGCGGCTGGGGTGGGATGGTCATGCACGCCGCTCGCGAGTACGGGGTCAAGGCGCTCGGCGTGACCCTCTCGCGCGCACAGGCGGACTGGGCCAAGGAGGCCATCGACCGCGCCGGGCTCGGCGACCTCGCCGAGGTGCGGTTCATGGACTACCGCGACGTGCCGGAGGGTGACTTCGACGCGGTGAGCTCGATCGGCCTGACCGAGCACATCGGCGTGCGCAACTACCCGGCGTACTTCACCACCCTGCGCGACAAGTTGCGTCCCGGGGGACGACTGCTCAACCACTGCATCACCCGGCCGGACAACCGGCGTCAGCAGACCGGTGCGTTCATCGACCGGTACGTCTTCCCCGACGGGGAGCTGATCGGGATGGGCACGGTGCTCGGCGCGGCCCAGGACGTCGGTCTCGAGGTGCAGCACGCCGAGAACCTGCGTCCCCACTACGCCATGACCCTCGCCGGATGGAACCGCAACCTCGAGGCGCACTGGGACGAGGCCGTCGCGGAGGTCGGCGAGGGCACTGCCCGCGTGTGGGGGCTGTACATGACCGGCTCCCGGATCGCCTTCGAGCGGCACGAGCTCGAGCTCTCCCACGTGCTCGCGACCCGCACGGACGCGAAGGGGGTCAGCAGCTACCCGCTGCGGCACACCTTCTGA